The Coffea arabica cultivar ET-39 chromosome 1e, Coffea Arabica ET-39 HiFi, whole genome shotgun sequence genome has a window encoding:
- the LOC113716013 gene encoding protein TIFY 4B isoform X2 — protein sequence MPPEEPLSKSPLDKPLQQLTEDDISQLTREDCRRYLKEKGMRRPSWNKSQAIQQVISLKTLLEPPTSDSDSAAGTCKKRYIPRPRFDNLNNNNNNKNDNPSLNSATRGTSADAEVSESAEEAVPYEGGKDVEKPDVSGRLLVGDSDSTPPRNTDSSNTPVGQMTIFYCGRVNVYDDVPADKAQALLHLAASPLHLPQEPLIDSSLALLSTRHLQATSVKASPDSAVILLPNTQTVKMNESTRLHGEEYKFPEDNPDVPASRKASVQRYLEKRKDRCEKMRGKTQTHKAP from the exons ATGCCACCGGAAGAACCCCTTTCCAAGTCACCTCTCGATAAGCCTCTCCAACAACTTACCGAAGACGACATTTCTCAGCTCACTCGAGAAGATTGCCGCCGTTACCTCAAGGAGAAAG GGATGAGACGGCCGTCCTGGAACAAATCACAGGCGATCCAGCAAGTTATATCACTTAAAACGCTCCTAGAGCCCCCGACATCGGATTCAGACTCCGCCGCCGGCACCTGCAAGAAGCGCTACATTCCCCGTCCCCGTTTTGATAAtctcaacaacaacaacaacaacaaaaatgataatcccTCTTTGAACAGT GCAACCAGGGGAACCAGCGCCGATGCTGAAGTTTCTGAGTCGGCGGAAGAAGCAGTGCCGTATGAGGGTGGGAAGGATGTAGAAAAGCCTGATGTTTCTGGCCGTCTCCTTGTGGGGGACAGTGACTCGACTCCCCCAAG GAATACAGATTCCTCAAACACTCCAGTAGGACAGATGACAATCTTCTATTGTGGTAGAGTGAACGTGTATGATGATGTCCCAGCTGACAAG GCACAAGCACTTTTGCATCTTGCTGCAAGCCCACTTCATTTGCCTCAGGAACCTCTCATTGACAGTTCTCTGGCGCTGCTTTCTACACGCCACCTACAGGCAACAAGTGTAAAAGCAAGTCCAGATTCTGCTGTTATACTACTGCCAAATACACAAACAG TTAAAATGAATGAGAGCACTCGGCTGCATGGAGAAGAATACAAGTTTCCTGAAGACAATCCTG ATGTCCCAGCAAGCAGAAAGGCTTCAGTTCAAAGATATCTTGAGAAGCGGAAAGACAG ATGTGAAAAAATGAGAGGGAAAACACAGACACACAAGGCACCCTAG
- the LOC113716013 gene encoding protein TIFY 4B isoform X1: MPPEEPLSKSPLDKPLQQLTEDDISQLTREDCRRYLKEKGMRRPSWNKSQAIQQVISLKTLLEPPTSDSDSAAGTCKKRYIPRPRFDNLNNNNNNKNDNPSLNSATRGTSADAEVSESAEEAVPYEGGKDVEKPDVSGRLLVGDSDSTPPRNTDSSNTPVGQMTIFYCGRVNVYDDVPADKAQALLHLAASPLHLPQEPLIDSSLALLSTRHLQATSVKASPDSAVILLPNTQTVKMNESTRLHGEEYKFPEDNPDVPASRKASVQRYLEKRKDRFKSKRKVGTTPTTSLDVYLNHQMGHQFPNEHPSRTDPCSPPQIRPSNTPIRCSSMENNLTGNANFSAGIKDKDVKK; encoded by the exons ATGCCACCGGAAGAACCCCTTTCCAAGTCACCTCTCGATAAGCCTCTCCAACAACTTACCGAAGACGACATTTCTCAGCTCACTCGAGAAGATTGCCGCCGTTACCTCAAGGAGAAAG GGATGAGACGGCCGTCCTGGAACAAATCACAGGCGATCCAGCAAGTTATATCACTTAAAACGCTCCTAGAGCCCCCGACATCGGATTCAGACTCCGCCGCCGGCACCTGCAAGAAGCGCTACATTCCCCGTCCCCGTTTTGATAAtctcaacaacaacaacaacaacaaaaatgataatcccTCTTTGAACAGT GCAACCAGGGGAACCAGCGCCGATGCTGAAGTTTCTGAGTCGGCGGAAGAAGCAGTGCCGTATGAGGGTGGGAAGGATGTAGAAAAGCCTGATGTTTCTGGCCGTCTCCTTGTGGGGGACAGTGACTCGACTCCCCCAAG GAATACAGATTCCTCAAACACTCCAGTAGGACAGATGACAATCTTCTATTGTGGTAGAGTGAACGTGTATGATGATGTCCCAGCTGACAAG GCACAAGCACTTTTGCATCTTGCTGCAAGCCCACTTCATTTGCCTCAGGAACCTCTCATTGACAGTTCTCTGGCGCTGCTTTCTACACGCCACCTACAGGCAACAAGTGTAAAAGCAAGTCCAGATTCTGCTGTTATACTACTGCCAAATACACAAACAG TTAAAATGAATGAGAGCACTCGGCTGCATGGAGAAGAATACAAGTTTCCTGAAGACAATCCTG ATGTCCCAGCAAGCAGAAAGGCTTCAGTTCAAAGATATCTTGAGAAGCGGAAAGACAG GTTTAAGAGCAAGAGAAAGGTAGGAACGACGCCAACGACTAGCTTGGACGTCTACTTAAACCATCAGATGGGGCATCAGTTCCCAAATGAGCACCCAAGTAGGACTGACCCATGCTCCCCACCCCAAATTAGACCATCTAATACACCTATAAGGTGCAGCTCAATGGAGAATAATTTAACCGGGAATGCAAATTTTTCCGCTGGCATTAAAGACAAAG ATGTGAAAAAATGA
- the LOC113716013 gene encoding protein TIFY 4B isoform X3: MPPEEPLSKSPLDKPLQQLTEDDISQLTREDCRRYLKEKGMRRPSWNKSQAIQQVISLKTLLEPPTSDSDSAAGTCKKRYIPRPRFDNLNNNNNNKNDNPSLNSATRGTSADAEVSESAEEAVPYEGGKDVEKPDVSGRLLVGDSDSTPPRNTDSSNTPVGQMTIFYCGRVNVYDDVPADKAQALLHLAASPLHLPQEPLIDSSLALLSTRHLQATSVKASPDSAVILLPNTQTVKMNESTRLHGEEYKFPEDNPDVPASRKASVQRYLEKRKDR, encoded by the exons ATGCCACCGGAAGAACCCCTTTCCAAGTCACCTCTCGATAAGCCTCTCCAACAACTTACCGAAGACGACATTTCTCAGCTCACTCGAGAAGATTGCCGCCGTTACCTCAAGGAGAAAG GGATGAGACGGCCGTCCTGGAACAAATCACAGGCGATCCAGCAAGTTATATCACTTAAAACGCTCCTAGAGCCCCCGACATCGGATTCAGACTCCGCCGCCGGCACCTGCAAGAAGCGCTACATTCCCCGTCCCCGTTTTGATAAtctcaacaacaacaacaacaacaaaaatgataatcccTCTTTGAACAGT GCAACCAGGGGAACCAGCGCCGATGCTGAAGTTTCTGAGTCGGCGGAAGAAGCAGTGCCGTATGAGGGTGGGAAGGATGTAGAAAAGCCTGATGTTTCTGGCCGTCTCCTTGTGGGGGACAGTGACTCGACTCCCCCAAG GAATACAGATTCCTCAAACACTCCAGTAGGACAGATGACAATCTTCTATTGTGGTAGAGTGAACGTGTATGATGATGTCCCAGCTGACAAG GCACAAGCACTTTTGCATCTTGCTGCAAGCCCACTTCATTTGCCTCAGGAACCTCTCATTGACAGTTCTCTGGCGCTGCTTTCTACACGCCACCTACAGGCAACAAGTGTAAAAGCAAGTCCAGATTCTGCTGTTATACTACTGCCAAATACACAAACAG TTAAAATGAATGAGAGCACTCGGCTGCATGGAGAAGAATACAAGTTTCCTGAAGACAATCCTG ATGTCCCAGCAAGCAGAAAGGCTTCAGTTCAAAGATATCTTGAGAAGCGGAAAGACAG ATGA
- the LOC113716041 gene encoding chlorophyllase-1-like produces MAAAVVVPESMPTSKAMKVSSVFEEGNLSVKSFPVESSAVSSKSRPLLVFTPTELNTYPVILFIHGFLCSNTSYRQLLQHVATHGFIVVAPQTNPGIFATVSQEITDAAEVTKWMATELQALLPDNVTADVDNLGVAGHGRGGYVAFCLALGKAETTLNFKALIGIDPVAGVNTLWRSKPDILTYIPRSFDLEIPVGVIGTGLGSQKKNFLLPPCAPEGVNHAEFFNECKPPCCYFLAKEYGHTGMLDDGAAKLGNCACKRGSQPRYLMRKAVAGIVVAFMESYLKNNESDLLAVINNPKSAPITLDPVIYVNA; encoded by the exons ATTTGAGTGTTAAAAGTTTCCCGGTGGAGTCATCAGCGGTCTCTTCCAAAAGTAGGCCGTTGTTGGTATTTACACCTACCGAACTAAACACCTACCCTGTTATCCTCTTCATTCATGGCTTCCTGTGCTCAAATACTTCCTACCGTCAGCTTTTGCAGCACGTTGCAACCCACGGCTTCATCGTCGTCGCTCCTCAG ACTAACCCCGGCATCTTTGCAACGGTCTCCCAAGAAATCACAGACGCAGCCGAGGTCACAAAATGGATGGCCACAGAACTTCAAGCCCTACTTCCTGATAATGTTACCGCGGACGTCGACAATCTAGGCGTTGCAGGCCACGGCAGGGGTGGATATGTGGCGTTTTGCCTGGCACTGGGAAAGGCCGAAACAACCCTCAACTTTAAGGCATTGATAGGCATTGATCCTGTGGCAGGAGTCAACACATTATGGAGGAGCAAACCAGACATTCTGACCTACATCCCCCGATCATTCGATTTAGAAATTCCCGTCGGCGTTATCGGAACAGGCTTGGGCAGCCAGAAAAAGAATTTTCTGCTACCACCATGCGCCCCCGAGGGTGTGAACCATGCCGAGTTCTTTAACGAGTGTAAGCCCCCTTGTTGCTATTTTCTTGCCAAGGAGTATGGCCATACGGGGATGTTGGATGACGGGGCTGCCAAGCTGGGAAACTGCGCGTGCAAGAGAGGCTCCCAGCCCAGGTATCTGATGAGAAAGGCAGTCGCCGGCATTGTCGTGGCCTTTATGGAGTCTTATTTGAAAAACAATGAATCTGATCTCCTGGCAGTCATTAATAATCCCAAAAGCGCTCCTATAACGCTTGACCCCGTTATTTACGTCAACGCCTGA